In Bacillus sp. Marseille-Q1617, a genomic segment contains:
- a CDS encoding carbohydrate ABC transporter permease, with translation MKSKTYIPYLFIAPAVILFSIFMLYPIISSLILSFQTGQGANLTFVGLDNYKRLLSDEIFHTALKNTFILLIIQVPIMVLLALVLASLLNSALLRMKGFFRVTFFLPAVTSLVAYSIIFSIMLMNDGVVNQLLTSLGFKAIPWLNDPFWAKASLIIAMTWRWVGYNMVIYLAGLQNIPEELYEAASMDGASRVRQFFAITIPQLKPVILFTVVLSTIGTLQLFDEPFVLTKGGPSDATLTIGMYLYQTGFRFFDFGYASTIAYVIVVLIAIMTFIQFKITGDQE, from the coding sequence ATGAAGTCAAAGACATATATCCCATATTTATTCATAGCACCAGCCGTCATTCTGTTCAGTATCTTTATGCTTTATCCGATCATTTCATCGCTGATCCTCAGCTTTCAGACCGGACAGGGCGCGAATCTGACATTTGTCGGGCTGGATAATTACAAACGGCTGTTATCGGATGAAATTTTCCACACCGCACTTAAAAATACCTTTATTCTATTAATCATCCAGGTGCCGATCATGGTCCTGCTGGCCCTTGTGCTGGCTTCATTATTAAACTCGGCTTTGCTTCGCATGAAAGGATTCTTCCGGGTGACCTTCTTCCTGCCGGCCGTCACGTCATTGGTCGCCTACTCCATCATTTTCTCCATCATGCTGATGAATGACGGGGTGGTCAACCAGCTGCTGACGTCCCTTGGATTCAAGGCCATACCGTGGCTGAACGACCCGTTCTGGGCAAAAGCGTCCCTGATCATCGCGATGACATGGAGATGGGTCGGGTATAACATGGTCATTTACCTGGCCGGCCTGCAGAATATTCCCGAGGAGCTTTATGAAGCGGCAAGCATGGACGGGGCATCCCGGGTGCGTCAATTCTTTGCCATCACCATCCCGCAGCTGAAGCCGGTCATATTGTTTACCGTCGTGCTGTCGACGATTGGAACGCTTCAGCTATTCGACGAGCCGTTCGTATTGACGAAGGGCGGACCGAGTGATGCGACACTGACGATCGGGATGTATCTGTACCAGACCGGGTTCCGCTTCTTTGATTTTGGCTATGCTTCAACCATTGCATATGTGATTGTGGTCCTGATCGCAATCATGACGTTCATACAATTCAAAATAACGGGTGATCAAGAATGA
- a CDS encoding carbohydrate ABC transporter permease: protein MFNSLFIAIVYTVLSLLICSMAAYAFAKFRFKGRNIIFGVFLLSMMVPYHATIIPLFKMMAGFGWLNTYQAVILPNLAYPFAIFLMRQNMLAFPTSLIEAARIDGSGEWKIFFKIVLPSMKPALAATAIFLFLYQWNSFLWPLIALSSNDMYTFPVALSSLFGLSRIDYGQVMAGVTIATIPIIIFFLALQRQFISGMLGSAVK from the coding sequence ATGTTTAACTCCCTATTCATCGCGATCGTCTACACCGTATTGAGTTTATTGATTTGTTCGATGGCAGCCTACGCGTTTGCCAAGTTTCGTTTTAAAGGCAGAAACATCATCTTTGGTGTGTTCCTGCTTTCGATGATGGTCCCTTACCACGCAACCATCATCCCTCTGTTTAAAATGATGGCGGGCTTCGGCTGGCTGAATACGTATCAGGCAGTGATCCTGCCGAACCTTGCGTATCCGTTTGCCATCTTCCTCATGAGGCAGAATATGCTGGCGTTCCCGACTTCCTTGATCGAAGCGGCGAGAATCGACGGCTCCGGAGAGTGGAAGATTTTCTTTAAAATTGTCCTGCCGTCCATGAAGCCTGCACTCGCGGCAACGGCGATCTTCTTGTTCCTTTATCAGTGGAACAGCTTCCTATGGCCATTGATCGCATTGTCGTCCAATGATATGTACACATTCCCGGTTGCACTGTCCAGTCTTTTCGGACTTTCCCGGATCGATTACGGTCAGGTCATGGCAGGGGTGACGATTGCAACGATTCCAATCATCATCTTCTTCCTGGCACTTCAGCGACAGTTCATTTCAGGGATGCTTGGAAGTGCGGTGAAATAA
- a CDS encoding alpha-galactosidase has protein sequence MPIYVSEQTKQFHLQGKNVSYIFSVMENEQLGQLYFGKKVKQRHDFSHLRQLPAEPLGNASFPYEGNQFFSLEFLKQEYPGFGTSDYREPAFVLKYSNGSRTSHFIFKGYEILAGKPGLEGLPATYAEREDEAETLVITLEDATAGIQMDVFYTVYHERDAVVRSVKLRNVGAEPVVIERLLSASVDLPHSDFEFIHLHGSWIRERHVAASPLRKGLQSIDSKKGVSSSLHNPFFALKSPETTESQGEVYGFNLVYSGNFFGGVEVDLYDTSRALLGVNPFGFEWKLESGEAFQTPEAVMVYSDQGLNGMSQTFHRLYESRLVRGEWRGKERPILINNWEATYFDFNEEKILEICRSASELGIELFALDDGWFQGRNDDTTSLGDWTVDRSKLPDGIAGLSEKVSEQTGMSFGLWVEPEMISEKSDLYKAHPDWVLGVKDRPLSHGRNQFILDLSKQDVVDYLDETLSAILSSSRISYVKWDMNRNMTEVGSDSVGSDRQGEVAHRYVLGLYQLLERLTSKFPHILFESCASGGNRFDPGMLYYMPQTWTSDNTDAIERLKIQWGTSLVYPLSSMGAHVSSCPNHQTGRSTPLDTRFHVSMFGAFGYELDATRFSEEEQQEVKKQVEFVKENRQLLQFGSFYRLLSPFEGNDTAWMVADAEKGEAIAAFYRTLAVPNPSLKRIRLQGLDPDALYEIEGTGQTVHRAYGDELMNIGLLIPPMFSGTVVTENTVIKGDFQSLIWKLKEV, from the coding sequence ATGCCAATCTATGTGTCGGAACAGACGAAACAATTTCATCTTCAGGGGAAAAACGTCAGCTATATTTTCTCCGTCATGGAAAATGAACAGCTCGGACAGCTTTATTTCGGGAAAAAAGTGAAGCAACGCCACGACTTTTCCCATCTGCGCCAGCTTCCGGCAGAGCCATTGGGGAACGCTTCGTTCCCTTATGAAGGAAATCAGTTTTTTTCACTGGAATTCTTGAAACAGGAGTATCCCGGTTTCGGGACAAGTGATTACCGTGAGCCTGCGTTTGTTTTAAAATATTCGAATGGGAGCAGGACGTCTCACTTCATTTTCAAAGGTTATGAAATACTTGCAGGGAAACCTGGACTGGAAGGGCTGCCCGCGACCTATGCAGAACGTGAAGATGAAGCGGAGACGCTGGTCATCACATTGGAAGATGCGACGGCCGGAATCCAGATGGATGTGTTCTATACGGTGTATCATGAGCGGGACGCAGTTGTTCGCAGTGTGAAGCTCCGGAATGTAGGGGCTGAACCCGTGGTGATCGAGCGCTTACTCAGCGCATCGGTAGATTTGCCTCATTCCGATTTCGAATTCATCCATCTTCATGGTTCTTGGATACGCGAACGCCATGTGGCAGCAAGCCCGCTCCGAAAAGGGCTGCAGTCGATCGACAGCAAAAAAGGGGTATCCAGCTCGCTTCACAATCCATTCTTTGCGCTGAAGTCCCCGGAAACGACCGAATCACAAGGTGAAGTATATGGATTCAATCTGGTGTACAGCGGAAATTTCTTCGGCGGTGTCGAGGTTGATCTCTATGATACATCCAGGGCATTGCTTGGAGTGAATCCATTCGGGTTTGAATGGAAACTGGAAAGCGGAGAGGCATTTCAGACGCCTGAAGCCGTCATGGTGTATTCCGATCAAGGTCTGAACGGTATGAGTCAAACCTTCCACCGCCTCTATGAATCCAGGCTAGTCAGGGGCGAGTGGCGCGGGAAGGAACGCCCGATCCTCATCAATAACTGGGAAGCGACATACTTTGATTTTAATGAAGAAAAGATCCTCGAGATCTGCCGTTCGGCCTCAGAGCTTGGAATCGAATTGTTTGCACTGGATGACGGGTGGTTCCAGGGACGCAATGACGATACGACGTCGCTGGGTGATTGGACGGTTGACCGGAGCAAGCTGCCGGATGGAATCGCTGGCTTGAGTGAAAAAGTCTCGGAGCAAACCGGCATGAGCTTCGGTCTTTGGGTGGAGCCTGAAATGATTTCCGAAAAGAGCGACCTGTACAAAGCCCACCCGGACTGGGTACTCGGCGTGAAGGACCGGCCGCTTTCACACGGCCGGAATCAATTCATCCTTGATCTGTCCAAGCAGGACGTGGTCGATTATTTGGATGAAACCCTGTCCGCGATCCTTTCTTCATCAAGGATTTCGTATGTGAAATGGGACATGAACCGAAATATGACGGAAGTGGGGTCCGACTCTGTTGGCAGCGACCGTCAGGGAGAGGTCGCCCACCGGTACGTGCTCGGTCTCTATCAGCTGCTTGAAAGGCTGACCAGCAAGTTTCCGCATATCCTGTTCGAATCCTGCGCAAGCGGGGGGAACCGTTTTGATCCGGGCATGCTCTATTACATGCCGCAAACGTGGACGAGTGACAACACCGATGCCATTGAACGCTTGAAGATCCAATGGGGCACTTCGCTTGTGTACCCGCTGTCATCGATGGGCGCACACGTATCGAGCTGCCCGAATCACCAGACAGGCAGGTCGACGCCCCTCGATACCCGGTTCCACGTCTCCATGTTCGGGGCGTTCGGCTACGAGCTCGATGCCACTCGATTTTCAGAGGAAGAACAGCAGGAAGTAAAGAAGCAGGTTGAATTTGTAAAAGAAAACCGCCAGCTCCTCCAGTTCGGTTCATTTTACCGCCTGTTAAGTCCATTCGAAGGCAATGACACTGCCTGGATGGTCGCGGATGCCGAAAAAGGTGAGGCCATCGCAGCATTTTACCGGACATTGGCCGTCCCGAACCCATCCCTGAAACGGATCAGGCTGCAGGGGCTGGACCCGGATGCCCTGTACGAAATAGAAGGGACGGGACAAACAGTTCACCGGGCGTACGGAGACGAGCTCATGAACATCGGGCTCTTGATCCCCCCAATGTTCAGCGGCACCGTCGTCACTGAAAACACTGTGATAAAAGGAGACTTTCAATCATTAATCTGGAAGTTAAAGGAAGTCTGA
- a CDS encoding LacI family DNA-binding transcriptional regulator: protein MATLKDIAQKAGVSLATVSRVLNYDASLSVTDETKKKIFQIAQDMNYKTLRNRKDPQQISDRLQFGLVYWYSDQQEMADPYYMAVRNGVERECQERNIDLVKLFKNGNTIDPTRLSELDGIIAVGKYSQSEIDAFEKAARQLVLVDYSPSDDYDSVVVDFRKAMTEVLDYLLSLGHKSIGYIGGKEYVLDEEPIRDEREVTFREYLSLKGLHNPAFIWTDGNFTSESGYSLIKEALKKDDVPSAFFVASDSMAIGAIRALHEEGIAIPDEVSIVGFNDIATSKFLQPSLTTVKVYTEFMGESAVELLLDQIQSKRELAKKVVVPVHLVKRESCSEAADK, encoded by the coding sequence ATGGCCACTTTAAAAGACATAGCACAAAAAGCGGGAGTCTCACTCGCGACCGTTTCAAGGGTCCTGAACTATGATGCTTCACTGTCCGTAACGGACGAAACGAAGAAGAAGATTTTCCAGATCGCCCAGGACATGAATTACAAAACCCTGAGGAACCGGAAAGACCCTCAGCAAATCAGCGACCGACTCCAGTTTGGCCTGGTTTATTGGTACTCCGATCAGCAGGAAATGGCCGACCCATACTACATGGCCGTCCGCAACGGGGTGGAGCGGGAGTGTCAGGAAAGAAACATCGACCTCGTCAAGCTGTTCAAGAACGGTAACACAATCGACCCGACCAGGCTTTCAGAACTCGACGGCATCATTGCGGTCGGGAAGTACAGCCAATCCGAAATCGATGCTTTTGAAAAAGCAGCCCGCCAGCTGGTCCTCGTCGATTACTCACCATCGGATGACTACGACTCCGTGGTCGTCGATTTCAGGAAAGCGATGACCGAAGTGCTCGACTACCTCTTGAGCCTAGGCCATAAGAGTATCGGATACATCGGCGGAAAGGAATACGTCCTCGATGAAGAGCCGATCCGGGACGAACGGGAAGTCACGTTCCGGGAGTACCTTTCATTGAAAGGACTCCATAACCCCGCCTTCATCTGGACGGACGGGAACTTCACGTCGGAAAGCGGCTACAGCCTCATAAAGGAAGCCCTGAAAAAAGATGATGTCCCGTCAGCCTTCTTTGTCGCATCGGACTCGATGGCGATCGGAGCGATCCGTGCCCTTCATGAAGAAGGAATCGCCATTCCGGACGAAGTGTCTATCGTCGGATTCAATGACATCGCAACATCAAAGTTCCTTCAGCCTTCCCTGACGACTGTGAAGGTCTACACGGAATTCATGGGTGAATCAGCGGTGGAACTCCTTCTCGACCAGATTCAATCAAAGCGGGAATTGGCGAAGAAAGTAGTGGTACCGGTTCATTTAGTGAAGCGGGAGAGCTGCAGCGAAGCGGCTGATAAATAA
- a CDS encoding DUF1659 domain-containing protein: MATADLKGTKLRFAYNDGMDEKGNPKYKYKSYSYIKGSATPDEMHSAAQSLAGLSEKNLFNVEKIQNFDINA; encoded by the coding sequence ATGGCAACAGCGGATTTGAAAGGAACAAAGCTGAGGTTTGCATACAACGACGGGATGGATGAGAAAGGCAACCCGAAGTACAAGTACAAATCATACAGCTACATCAAAGGCTCGGCTACTCCGGATGAGATGCACAGCGCAGCTCAGTCACTCGCAGGTCTTTCAGAGAAAAACTTATTCAACGTAGAAAAGATTCAAAACTTCGATATCAACGCGTAA
- a CDS encoding DUF2922 domain-containing protein, with protein MAKVLELEFKTETGKTAKISVNDPIDPIDTIQVKAAMDNLITTGVFGSSGGALVSVDGARVVERNVTDYEVL; from the coding sequence ATGGCAAAGGTACTTGAATTAGAATTTAAAACCGAAACTGGCAAAACAGCGAAAATCAGCGTCAACGATCCCATCGACCCGATCGATACAATCCAAGTCAAAGCAGCAATGGACAACTTGATCACAACCGGCGTATTCGGAAGCTCAGGCGGCGCGCTAGTAAGCGTAGACGGAGCACGTGTGGTAGAACGTAATGTGACGGATTATGAAGTTTTATAA
- a CDS encoding methionine ABC transporter ATP-binding protein yields the protein MIQIRNLVKEYKTKKQTVLGVDNVSVTIQKGEIFGIVGYSGAGKSSLIRCLNLLEKPTSGEIIIDGRDLTKLKSRELRLARQKISMIFQHFHLIKAKTVYENLAFALKAARVPKAKIEPRVTELLEMVGLSDKAQAYPAQLSGGQKQRVGIARALANNPSVLLCDEATSALDPSTTKSILKLLKDINKQLGLTIVLITHEMEVVKEICDRMAVMQDGRIVEEGPVYDLFANPRQPLTKQFIENILQFELPPHLLKSRTGKLIKIQFKGSIAEESVVSEVFQKYKVRGNILHGKIEYIQETPLGIFIMELIGEDAEIQAAIRYITAKTQSLEVLDRAA from the coding sequence ATGATCCAAATCAGAAATCTAGTAAAAGAATACAAAACAAAAAAGCAAACGGTGCTTGGTGTGGATAATGTCTCCGTCACCATTCAAAAAGGAGAAATTTTCGGTATCGTCGGTTACAGCGGGGCCGGAAAAAGCTCGCTTATCAGATGCCTCAATTTACTGGAAAAGCCGACATCAGGGGAGATCATCATCGACGGACGGGACTTGACGAAGCTGAAATCCAGAGAACTCCGCCTCGCACGCCAGAAAATCAGCATGATTTTTCAGCACTTCCACCTCATCAAAGCGAAAACGGTATACGAAAACCTTGCTTTTGCCTTGAAAGCAGCGAGGGTGCCAAAGGCAAAGATCGAACCAAGGGTGACAGAACTGCTCGAGATGGTGGGGCTGAGCGACAAAGCTCAAGCCTATCCGGCACAGCTGAGTGGCGGCCAGAAGCAGCGGGTCGGCATCGCAAGGGCACTCGCGAACAATCCTTCCGTCCTGCTGTGCGACGAAGCGACTTCGGCGCTGGATCCGAGCACGACCAAGTCGATCCTTAAACTTTTAAAAGACATCAACAAACAACTGGGACTGACCATCGTCCTCATCACGCACGAAATGGAAGTTGTAAAAGAAATCTGCGACAGGATGGCCGTCATGCAGGACGGCAGAATCGTGGAGGAAGGCCCTGTGTATGATCTTTTCGCCAACCCGAGACAGCCGCTTACAAAACAGTTCATCGAAAACATCCTGCAGTTTGAACTGCCGCCTCACTTACTGAAGAGCCGGACGGGCAAGCTGATCAAAATCCAGTTCAAGGGCTCTATCGCAGAAGAGAGTGTCGTATCTGAAGTGTTCCAAAAATATAAGGTCCGAGGCAATATCCTTCATGGGAAAATCGAGTATATCCAGGAAACGCCGCTGGGGATTTTCATCATGGAGCTGATAGGAGAGGATGCTGAAATACAGGCCGCCATCCGCTACATAACAGCTAAAACACAAAGTCTGGAGGTGCTCGACCGTGCTGCCTGA
- a CDS encoding methionine ABC transporter permease, with product MLPDSLIAILPELNKAFLETVYMVGISLAIAILLGLPLGVLLFVTDKGLFLQNGFIKKIVGFVVNMVRSVPFIILLVALLPLTKILTGTTIGPTAASVSLSVAGIPFFARMVETALREIDKGVIEASVSVGASPWMIIKDVLLPEAKPAVIQAITITTISLVAYSAMAGIVGGGGVGDLAIRFGYYRYDNTVMITTVVVLICLVQLIQYTGDVFARLVDKR from the coding sequence GTGCTGCCTGATTCATTGATTGCGATTTTACCAGAATTAAATAAAGCATTCCTGGAAACCGTCTATATGGTCGGGATTTCATTGGCCATCGCGATCCTGCTGGGCCTGCCGCTCGGTGTCCTGCTTTTCGTGACAGACAAGGGATTGTTCCTGCAAAACGGCTTCATTAAAAAAATCGTCGGCTTCGTTGTCAACATGGTCCGCTCGGTTCCGTTCATCATTTTATTAGTTGCACTATTACCTCTTACAAAAATATTGACGGGAACGACGATCGGACCGACGGCGGCATCCGTTTCGCTGTCTGTAGCGGGGATTCCGTTTTTTGCAAGAATGGTAGAAACGGCCCTTCGCGAGATTGATAAGGGAGTCATCGAAGCCTCGGTGTCGGTGGGGGCGAGTCCATGGATGATCATCAAGGACGTCCTGCTGCCGGAAGCGAAGCCGGCCGTCATCCAGGCCATCACCATCACAACAATCAGTTTGGTCGCCTATTCCGCTATGGCAGGAATCGTAGGCGGAGGCGGTGTCGGTGACCTGGCCATCCGTTTCGGCTACTACCGTTATGACAATACGGTCATGATCACCACGGTCGTCGTCTTGATTTGCTTGGTGCAGCTCATCCAGTATACGGGCGATGTTTTTGCAAGATTAGTAGATAAACGATAA
- a CDS encoding MetQ/NlpA family ABC transporter substrate-binding protein, with product MKKWFLLLVAALTVSLLAACGGEEASSEDKKEITIGATSGPYSDMVTKAIKPGLEEKGYTVEVKEFSDYIQPNNALAQGDLDANLFQHKIYMETFAKQHGMELSEVIVVPTAPMGIYSNKFDSIEDIKEGSAIAVPNDPTNAARAFQILEDAKLITLKEGTDPLTVSEKDIDKNVKNLQFKPIEAAQLPRAVESVDLSAVPGNYALAAKMDLLDALQLENMPDQYRNRVVMNTKDVDSQLAKDIKAVVEAAEFENVIDEEFKGFGKPEWME from the coding sequence ATGAAAAAGTGGTTTTTACTTTTAGTAGCAGCATTGACAGTAAGTTTGCTTGCGGCGTGCGGTGGAGAAGAAGCAAGCTCGGAGGATAAAAAAGAAATCACGATTGGGGCGACATCAGGTCCGTACAGCGACATGGTGACAAAAGCCATCAAACCAGGGCTTGAGGAAAAAGGATACACCGTTGAAGTAAAGGAATTCAGCGACTACATCCAGCCGAACAACGCACTCGCGCAGGGGGACCTCGACGCGAACCTGTTCCAGCATAAAATCTATATGGAAACATTCGCAAAGCAGCACGGCATGGAGCTTTCGGAAGTCATCGTCGTACCAACAGCACCGATGGGCATCTACTCGAACAAATTTGATTCGATCGAAGACATCAAAGAAGGAAGCGCCATCGCCGTTCCAAATGACCCGACAAACGCTGCAAGAGCGTTCCAAATCCTAGAGGATGCGAAGCTGATCACATTGAAAGAAGGAACAGATCCATTAACGGTTTCTGAAAAAGACATCGACAAAAACGTGAAAAACCTTCAATTCAAACCGATCGAAGCGGCACAGCTTCCACGGGCAGTGGAAAGCGTTGACCTGTCGGCAGTCCCAGGGAACTATGCACTGGCTGCAAAAATGGATCTGCTTGACGCACTGCAGCTTGAAAACATGCCCGACCAATATCGCAACCGTGTCGTCATGAACACCAAAGACGTCGATTCCCAGCTTGCTAAAGACATCAAAGCAGTCGTCGAAGCAGCTGAATTCGAAAACGTCATCGACGAAGAATTCAAAGGCTTCGGGAAGCCGGAGTGGATGGAATAA
- a CDS encoding ABC transporter ATP-binding protein encodes MKKVELIDVSKSYDKKNEVITNINVTVEPGEFFVLVGPSGCGKSTMLRMIAGLEDITAGVLKIGDEEVNNLPPSKRNISMVFQNYALYPHLSVEENIVFGLHVKKIRKAERKARCEETAKMLGLSDYLKRKPRELSGGQRQRVALARAIVNQAPICLMDEPLSNLDAKLRAHMRSEIRQIQRKLGITMIYVTHDQVEAMTMGDRIMILHDGKIQQIGKPIDIYNNPANPFVATFIGSPPMNIAEAEYNSETSQLHFGTDGKIAIPKVDEKFMKSGRIIVGIRPEHLKAATKETEEGDKINVEVINVEVLGNETIFSFMLGEKEWMAKWTGQWRINVGDVIPVVINYESLCFFDSETQQIVKTPTDIENYMFDQEVLK; translated from the coding sequence GTGAAAAAGGTTGAGCTCATTGATGTATCAAAATCATACGACAAAAAGAATGAAGTCATCACCAATATTAACGTGACGGTCGAGCCTGGCGAATTCTTTGTGCTGGTCGGGCCGTCCGGCTGCGGGAAGAGTACGATGCTGCGGATGATTGCGGGGCTGGAGGATATTACGGCGGGTGTTCTAAAAATAGGAGACGAGGAAGTGAATAACCTGCCGCCGAGCAAGCGGAATATTTCGATGGTTTTCCAGAACTATGCCCTCTATCCACATCTGTCTGTTGAAGAGAATATCGTTTTTGGCTTGCACGTAAAGAAGATCCGGAAGGCAGAGAGGAAGGCGCGGTGTGAAGAGACGGCGAAGATGCTTGGTCTTTCTGACTATCTGAAAAGAAAACCCCGCGAGCTTTCCGGCGGGCAACGACAACGGGTGGCACTCGCCCGCGCCATCGTCAACCAGGCCCCGATCTGCCTGATGGATGAACCGCTCTCCAATCTCGATGCCAAACTGAGGGCACATATGAGGTCGGAAATCAGGCAGATTCAACGAAAGCTTGGAATTACGATGATTTACGTCACCCATGATCAGGTCGAAGCGATGACGATGGGGGACCGGATCATGATTCTTCACGACGGAAAGATCCAGCAGATCGGGAAGCCGATCGATATCTATAATAACCCTGCCAATCCTTTCGTTGCGACCTTCATCGGTTCTCCTCCGATGAATATCGCTGAAGCGGAGTATAATTCGGAAACTTCGCAGCTCCATTTTGGGACCGATGGTAAAATCGCCATTCCAAAAGTAGATGAGAAGTTCATGAAATCTGGCCGCATCATTGTCGGCATCCGCCCTGAACATCTGAAAGCGGCCACAAAAGAAACCGAAGAAGGGGACAAAATCAATGTTGAAGTCATCAATGTTGAGGTTCTTGGAAACGAAACAATTTTCTCCTTCATGCTCGGTGAAAAAGAATGGATGGCCAAGTGGACCGGTCAGTGGCGGATCAATGTGGGGGACGTGATCCCTGTTGTCATCAATTACGAGTCTCTTTGCTTCTTTGACAGTGAGACACAGCAGATCGTCAAAACCCCGACGGATATTGAAAACTATATGTTTGACCAAGAGGTGCTCAAATGA
- a CDS encoding carbohydrate ABC transporter permease translates to MKAGLNAAPPSLWKRSLNVRTAMLYLFPSILLFAVFIFYPMFRTLYLSFFLTDQQGTAALFVGLENYAYLLESPEFRNSIKATFLFVLYTVPIGIILALFLALIANEKLKGIGFFRTMYSSSMGISVAASSVVWLFLFHPSVGMFNRLLHLLHLPQVQWLLDPEWALISVSISTIWLNTGFSFLIILGGLQNINEYLYESARIDGAGYWYQLRRITIPMLSPTLFFIITISLINAFQTFGQIDILTKGGPSQSTNLIVYSIYREAFINYQFGTASAQAVFLFICILIVTILQFKLGEKKVHYQ, encoded by the coding sequence ATGAAGGCCGGCCTGAATGCAGCACCGCCAAGCCTTTGGAAGAGGTCGCTGAACGTCAGGACCGCCATGCTCTATCTTTTTCCTTCTATCTTATTATTTGCTGTGTTCATTTTTTATCCAATGTTCCGGACACTGTATCTCAGCTTTTTCCTGACCGATCAGCAGGGGACTGCCGCGTTGTTTGTCGGCCTTGAAAACTATGCTTATTTACTCGAGTCGCCAGAGTTCAGGAACAGCATCAAGGCGACCTTCCTATTTGTGCTGTATACAGTCCCTATCGGAATCATATTGGCGCTTTTCCTTGCCCTCATTGCCAATGAAAAATTGAAAGGGATCGGCTTTTTCAGGACGATGTATTCCTCGTCCATGGGGATATCGGTAGCGGCTTCCTCGGTGGTATGGTTATTCCTTTTCCATCCGAGTGTCGGAATGTTCAACCGGCTGCTGCACCTCCTGCATCTGCCTCAGGTGCAATGGCTGCTCGATCCCGAATGGGCGTTGATATCTGTGTCCATTTCGACCATCTGGCTTAACACCGGATTCTCATTTTTAATCATCCTCGGTGGTCTTCAGAACATCAATGAGTACCTCTATGAAAGCGCACGGATCGACGGGGCGGGGTATTGGTATCAGCTGAGGAGGATCACGATCCCGATGCTGTCGCCGACGCTCTTTTTCATCATCACGATATCGCTGATCAACGCGTTCCAGACATTCGGCCAGATCGACATCCTGACCAAGGGAGGCCCTTCGCAGTCTACCAATCTCATCGTTTATTCGATTTACCGTGAAGCCTTCATCAACTATCAATTCGGAACGGCGAGCGCGCAGGCAGTCTTCCTGTTCATCTGTATCCTGATCGTGACGATCCTGCAATTCAAGCTCGGGGAAAAGAAGGTGCATTATCAATGA
- a CDS encoding carbohydrate ABC transporter permease, with protein sequence MSMPKKILLYVLLTVSAFLVFFPVLYAFMISFMTGSEILQGKFLPQSFTLENYFKVFERLPLMNYLINSFVVSFGVMLGQLVVCSMAAYAFVFIPFKGRDFIFFLFISTMMIPWEATMIPNFFTIQKLDWINTYQGLSLPFFALAFGTFLLRQHFKTIPKELHEAAQVAGLSRFAFFWRVILPVSKTSLVTLGAYGFLTTWNMYLWPLLVTTNDSVRTVQIGLKQLQTQEMATEWGVVMAGVIIVIIPTLLLLFLGQKQLQKGLTQGALK encoded by the coding sequence ATGAGTATGCCGAAGAAAATATTGCTGTATGTCCTGCTGACAGTATCAGCTTTTCTTGTGTTTTTCCCGGTGCTGTACGCATTTATGATCAGTTTCATGACGGGTTCGGAAATCCTTCAGGGTAAATTCCTGCCGCAGTCATTCACTCTGGAAAACTATTTTAAGGTGTTCGAGCGGCTGCCGCTCATGAATTACCTGATCAATAGTTTTGTCGTGTCATTCGGTGTAATGCTCGGGCAGCTCGTTGTCTGCAGCATGGCTGCATATGCGTTTGTCTTCATCCCGTTCAAGGGGAGGGACTTCATTTTCTTCTTATTCATATCGACGATGATGATCCCGTGGGAAGCGACCATGATCCCGAATTTCTTTACGATTCAAAAACTGGACTGGATCAATACGTATCAAGGGCTGTCGCTGCCATTCTTCGCGCTGGCTTTCGGGACGTTCCTGCTGCGCCAGCATTTTAAAACGATCCCGAAGGAACTGCATGAAGCGGCACAGGTTGCCGGCTTGAGCCGATTCGCCTTCTTCTGGAGAGTGATCCTGCCCGTTTCAAAAACGAGTCTCGTGACGCTCGGGGCATACGGGTTTCTGACAACCTGGAATATGTATCTATGGCCGCTCCTCGTGACGACCAATGATTCGGTCCGAACGGTCCAAATCGGTCTGAAGCAGCTGCAGACACAGGAAATGGCGACCGAATGGGGAGTCGTCATGGCAGGCGTCATCATCGTCATCATCCCGACCCTGCTGCTCTTGTTCCTCGGACAGAAGCAGCTCCAAAAAGGATTGACTCAGGGGGCATTGAAGTAA